Proteins from one Bradyrhizobium roseum genomic window:
- a CDS encoding HesB/IscA family protein, translating into MNSPSPTIAKPRPRPQVMKLTEAAAQRITELTQRADSEIVGLRVGIKNGGCAGQSYTVEYAHEVRPTDEVVEDKGVKILVDPKAVLFLLGTEMDYKADKMQAQFIFNNPNQISACGCGESVQLTAAKV; encoded by the coding sequence ATGAACTCTCCTTCACCCACGATTGCCAAGCCGCGGCCACGTCCGCAGGTCATGAAGCTGACCGAGGCGGCGGCGCAGCGCATCACCGAACTGACCCAGCGTGCCGATTCCGAGATCGTCGGCTTGCGCGTCGGCATCAAGAACGGCGGCTGCGCCGGGCAGTCCTACACGGTGGAATACGCCCATGAGGTCCGCCCCACCGACGAGGTGGTCGAGGACAAGGGTGTGAAGATCCTGGTCGATCCCAAAGCCGTACTGTTCCTGCTCGGCACCGAAATGGACTACAAGGCCGACAAGATGCAGGCCCAGTTCATCTTCAACAACCCGAACCAGATTTCCGCCTGCGGCTGCGGCGAGTCGGTACAACTGACGGCCGCGAAGGTTTAG
- a CDS encoding SUF system Fe-S cluster assembly protein — MSDTAEVKSANMETQSALPPEETERLGGEIVAALKTVFDPEIPADIYELGLIYKVDLKDDRSVDVLMTLTTPNCPAAGELPTMVENAVASVPGVGVVNVNLVWDPAWTPDRMSDEARLVLNMW, encoded by the coding sequence ATGAGTGACACGGCCGAAGTCAAGTCAGCCAATATGGAAACCCAGTCGGCGCTGCCGCCCGAGGAGACCGAACGGCTGGGAGGCGAAATCGTCGCCGCGCTGAAGACGGTGTTCGATCCGGAAATTCCGGCCGACATCTACGAGCTCGGCCTGATCTACAAGGTCGACCTCAAGGATGACCGCAGCGTCGACGTGTTGATGACGCTGACCACACCGAACTGCCCTGCAGCCGGCGAACTGCCGACGATGGTGGAGAACGCGGTCGCCAGCGTACCCGGCGTCGGCGTGGTCAATGTCAACCTGGTGTGGGATCCGGCCTGGACGCCGGACCGGATGTCCGACGAGGCGCGCCTCGTCCTCAATATGTGGTGA
- a CDS encoding glutathione S-transferase family protein — protein sequence MAGALKLISHTLCPYVQRAVIALTEKGIPFERVDIDLANKPDWFLKVSPLGKVPVLLVETGDGEVALFESNVICEYIEDTQGGAKLHPQDPLQRAQHRAWMEFGSTILGELWGLETTGDPVMFETKRQAVAAKFAQVEKTLGAGPFFAGADFSLVDAVFAPIFRYFDVFDELTDLSVFADTPKVRAWRKALAQRPSVRTAVSPDYPQLLHAFLVRHDAHMLKLAA from the coding sequence ATGGCCGGTGCCCTGAAACTGATCAGTCACACGTTGTGTCCCTATGTGCAGCGCGCGGTGATCGCGCTGACCGAAAAGGGCATCCCGTTCGAGCGGGTCGATATCGACTTGGCCAACAAGCCGGACTGGTTCCTGAAGGTTTCGCCGCTCGGCAAGGTGCCGGTGCTGCTGGTTGAGACTGGGGACGGCGAGGTGGCGCTGTTCGAGAGCAACGTGATCTGCGAGTACATCGAGGACACGCAAGGCGGGGCAAAACTTCATCCGCAGGATCCACTGCAGCGTGCGCAGCACCGCGCCTGGATGGAGTTCGGCTCGACGATTCTGGGCGAGCTTTGGGGGCTGGAAACGACGGGCGATCCCGTGATGTTTGAAACCAAGCGCCAGGCGGTCGCCGCCAAATTCGCGCAGGTCGAGAAGACGCTCGGGGCGGGGCCGTTCTTTGCGGGCGCGGATTTCAGCCTGGTGGACGCGGTGTTCGCACCGATCTTCCGCTATTTCGACGTGTTCGACGAACTCACTGATCTTTCGGTCTTCGCCGACACACCCAAGGTGCGCGCTTGGCGCAAGGCGCTGGCGCAACGGCCGAGCGTGCGCACGGCGGTCAGCCCAGACTATCCGCAATTGCTGCACGCGTTCCTGGTGCGCCATGACGCGCACATGCTGAAGCTGGCGGCGTAG
- a CDS encoding TfoX/Sxy family protein: MDRDFLIDLFADFGPVTIRKMFSGYGISADGVNFALALRAGLFFRADEQTIPQFEAEGSKPFQYQTRAKTVTVNSYWELPARLFDDSEALSDWARAALAAAQRAALRKRPKARKAAKAKVAKKVATKAVKKPATKKAISKKKPQPRKRSSS, from the coding sequence ATGGACCGCGATTTCCTGATCGACCTGTTCGCCGATTTCGGCCCCGTCACCATCCGCAAAATGTTTTCCGGCTACGGCATTTCCGCCGACGGCGTCAACTTCGCGCTGGCGCTGCGCGCCGGGTTGTTCTTCCGTGCTGACGAGCAGACCATCCCGCAGTTCGAGGCGGAGGGGTCGAAACCGTTTCAATACCAGACACGCGCCAAGACGGTGACCGTGAACTCGTACTGGGAATTGCCGGCGCGTCTGTTCGACGATTCCGAGGCGTTGTCGGACTGGGCGAGAGCCGCATTGGCGGCGGCACAGCGTGCGGCGTTGCGCAAGCGGCCGAAGGCGCGGAAGGCCGCGAAGGCAAAAGTCGCGAAGAAGGTCGCGACAAAGGCTGTGAAGAAGCCAGCCACTAAAAAGGCCATTTCGAAGAAAAAGCCGCAGCCAAGAAAACGGTCGTCATCCTGA
- the sufD gene encoding Fe-S cluster assembly protein SufD yields the protein MNLALAKNETGRGLSDSFAVARDRLPGTGKVAEARSAAFEAYERMGLPHRRIEDWKYTDLRALMRDVLPLAPAPDAAALTLAAAALKLQAVKGARRLVLVDGVFAPKHSELDGLEKGLTIRTLRDVLEGGDAGPQAQLLAPDNANPMVALNTSMMTDGVVIEIADGVVLTQPVQIIHVATGTVPAAMFTRSLLRLGKNAGATLIESYIAAEGATAYQVHDALIVSIGDNARLDHVRLVEDAREAFNISSAVITLGAHAHYNTFGMTSGAAVSRYQATIAFAGEHSKVETNGVNLLNGRQHADTTLFMDHAVPNCASREVFRAVADDRGHSVFQGRIIVRPHAQKTDAKMMTRALLLSDEAEADNKPELEIFADDVTCGHGATTGALDESLLFYLRARGLSEKQAQALLIQAFVGEAIESIVNDDLRELAISAAQRWLEARA from the coding sequence ATGAATTTGGCGTTGGCAAAGAACGAAACCGGGCGCGGGCTGAGCGACAGTTTTGCCGTCGCTCGCGACCGGCTGCCGGGCACCGGGAAAGTCGCCGAGGCGCGAAGCGCTGCCTTCGAAGCCTATGAGCGTATGGGCCTGCCGCACCGCCGGATCGAGGACTGGAAATACACCGATCTGCGCGCGCTGATGCGCGACGTGCTGCCGCTCGCGCCTGCGCCGGATGCTGCCGCGCTGACGCTGGCCGCAGCCGCGTTGAAGCTTCAGGCGGTCAAGGGTGCGCGCCGGCTGGTGCTGGTGGATGGCGTGTTCGCGCCAAAGCATTCCGAACTGGACGGCCTTGAGAAGGGCCTGACGATCCGCACGTTGCGGGATGTGCTGGAGGGCGGCGACGCCGGCCCGCAGGCGCAACTGCTCGCGCCCGACAACGCCAATCCGATGGTCGCGCTCAACACGTCGATGATGACCGACGGCGTGGTGATCGAGATCGCCGATGGCGTCGTGCTGACGCAGCCGGTGCAGATCATTCATGTCGCGACGGGCACCGTTCCCGCGGCGATGTTCACCCGCTCGCTGCTGCGCCTCGGCAAGAACGCCGGCGCGACGCTGATCGAGAGCTATATCGCGGCCGAGGGCGCGACGGCCTATCAGGTCCACGATGCCCTGATTGTTTCGATCGGCGACAATGCGCGGCTCGACCATGTCCGCCTGGTCGAGGATGCCCGCGAGGCCTTCAACATTTCCTCTGCCGTGATCACGCTGGGCGCGCATGCGCATTACAACACCTTTGGCATGACCTCCGGCGCCGCCGTCAGCCGCTATCAGGCGACCATCGCATTCGCCGGTGAGCATTCCAAGGTCGAGACCAACGGCGTCAATCTGCTCAATGGCCGTCAGCACGCCGATACCACGCTGTTCATGGACCATGCGGTGCCGAACTGCGCCAGCCGCGAGGTGTTTCGCGCGGTCGCCGACGACCGCGGCCACTCGGTGTTCCAGGGTCGCATCATCGTGCGTCCCCACGCGCAGAAGACCGATGCCAAGATGATGACGCGGGCGCTGCTATTGTCCGACGAGGCCGAGGCCGACAACAAGCCGGAGCTGGAAATCTTTGCCGACGACGTCACCTGCGGTCACGGCGCGACCACCGGTGCGCTCGACGAGAGCCTGCTGTTCTACCTGCGCGCCCGCGGCCTGTCCGAGAAGCAGGCCCAGGCGCTGCTGATCCAGGCGTTTGTCGGCGAAGCGATTGAATCGATCGTCAATGACGATCTGCGTGAGCTTGCGATCTCGGCCGCGCAGCGCTGGCTGGAGGCACGTGCATGA
- the sufB gene encoding Fe-S cluster assembly protein SufB: protein MPAVQETVERVKRIDVDQYRYGFETLIESDKAPKGLSEDTVRFISAKKNEPAWMLEWRLEAYRRWLTMTEPTWARVSYPRIDYQDLYYYSAPKPKKQIGSLDEIDPEILKTYEKLGIPLREVELLEGVVRPEGERKIAVDAVFDSVSVATTFQKELKAAGVIFMPISEAIREHPELVQKYLGTVVPTSDNYYATLNSAVFSDGSFVYVPPGVRCPMELSTYFRINERNTGQFERTLIIADKGAYVSYLEGCTAPQRDENQLHAAVVELVTLDDAEIKYSTVQNWYPGNSEGVGGIYNFVTKRGDCRGNNSKISWTQVETGSAITWKYPSCILRGDNSRGEFYSIAISNGHQQVDSGTKMIHLGKNTTSRIISKGIAAGVSQNTYRGLVTAHRKATGARNFTACDSLLIGDKCGAHTVPYVEAKNSTAQFEHEATTSKISEDVLFYCIQRGLSQEEAVGLVVNGFVKDVLQQLPMEFAVEAQKLISISLEGSVG, encoded by the coding sequence ATGCCAGCCGTACAAGAGACGGTCGAGCGCGTGAAGCGTATCGACGTCGACCAGTATCGATATGGGTTTGAGACCCTGATCGAATCGGACAAGGCCCCCAAGGGGCTGTCGGAAGATACCGTCCGCTTCATCTCCGCCAAGAAGAACGAGCCGGCCTGGATGCTGGAATGGCGGCTGGAGGCCTATCGCCGCTGGCTGACCATGACCGAGCCGACCTGGGCCCGCGTCAGCTATCCCAGGATCGACTACCAGGATCTCTATTATTACTCGGCGCCGAAGCCGAAGAAGCAGATCGGCTCGCTGGACGAGATCGATCCGGAAATCCTCAAGACCTACGAGAAGCTCGGCATCCCCCTGCGGGAAGTCGAACTGCTGGAAGGCGTCGTCAGGCCGGAAGGCGAGCGCAAGATCGCGGTCGATGCCGTGTTCGATTCGGTTTCGGTGGCGACCACGTTCCAGAAGGAATTGAAGGCGGCCGGCGTGATCTTCATGCCGATCTCGGAGGCGATCCGCGAGCATCCCGAGCTGGTGCAGAAATATCTCGGCACGGTCGTGCCGACCTCGGACAATTACTACGCAACGCTGAATTCGGCGGTGTTCTCCGACGGCTCGTTCGTCTACGTGCCGCCGGGCGTGCGCTGCCCGATGGAATTGTCGACCTATTTCCGCATCAACGAGCGCAACACCGGCCAGTTCGAGCGCACGCTGATCATCGCCGACAAGGGCGCTTATGTCAGCTACCTCGAAGGCTGCACCGCACCGCAGCGCGACGAGAACCAGCTGCATGCCGCCGTGGTCGAACTGGTCACGCTCGACGACGCCGAGATCAAATACTCGACGGTGCAGAACTGGTACCCCGGCAACTCCGAGGGTGTCGGCGGCATCTACAATTTCGTCACCAAGCGCGGCGACTGTCGCGGCAACAACTCAAAAATCTCCTGGACCCAGGTCGAAACCGGGTCGGCGATCACCTGGAAATATCCGAGCTGCATTTTGCGCGGGGACAATTCGCGCGGCGAGTTCTATTCGATCGCGATCTCGAACGGTCACCAGCAGGTCGATAGCGGCACCAAGATGATCCATCTCGGCAAGAACACGACGAGCCGGATCATCTCCAAGGGCATCGCCGCCGGCGTGTCGCAAAACACCTATCGCGGCCTCGTCACCGCCCATCGCAAGGCCACCGGCGCGCGCAATTTTACGGCCTGCGACTCGCTGCTGATCGGCGACAAGTGCGGCGCGCATACCGTGCCTTATGTCGAGGCCAAGAACTCGACGGCGCAGTTCGAGCACGAAGCGACGACGTCGAAGATCTCCGAGGACGTGCTGTTCTACTGCATCCAGCGCGGTCTTTCGCAGGAGGAGGCTGTCGGCTTGGTCGTCAACGGCTTTGTGAAGGACGTGCTGCAGCAACTGCCGATGGAGTTTGCGGTGGAAGCGCAGAAGCTGATCTCGATCTCGTTGGAAGGCAGCGTCGGATAG
- a CDS encoding cysteine desulfurase family protein, with translation MPERVYLDWNATTPLRPEARQAMAAAWEAAGNPSSVHTEGRQARRLVEDARAAVAAAVGARAPDVVFTSGGTEANALALMPGLRRGSGEPVRRLLLSAIEHPSVLSGGRFFPEAIGTIRVTGSGLIDLDDLRRLVADGPPALVSVMLANNETGALQPVGEVADIVHEANGLLHVDAIQALGKIPFDISMIGADLVTLSAHKIGGPKGVGALVLADGVQGLAPLLRGGGQELGRRAGTENVAGIAAFGAAVRAAMAALEGDAARIRALRDRLEAGLRETPGMIVFSGDVPRLPNTTLFTVPGIKAETAVIGFDLGGVSVSSGSACSSGKVQPSHVLEAMGFDRELAQGAVRLSLGWSTSEAGIDLALQAWRKLADALLKGRRNTA, from the coding sequence ATGCCCGAGCGGGTCTATCTCGACTGGAATGCGACGACGCCGCTGCGCCCCGAGGCGCGGCAGGCGATGGCGGCTGCGTGGGAGGCGGCGGGCAATCCGTCGTCCGTCCACACCGAGGGACGTCAGGCGCGCCGGCTGGTCGAGGATGCTCGCGCCGCGGTCGCGGCGGCCGTCGGCGCCCGCGCGCCGGACGTGGTGTTCACGTCGGGCGGGACCGAGGCGAACGCGCTGGCGCTGATGCCGGGATTGCGCCGGGGCTCCGGCGAACCGGTCCGGCGCCTGCTGCTCTCGGCCATCGAACATCCATCGGTGCTGTCGGGCGGCCGTTTCTTCCCGGAGGCGATCGGTACCATCCGGGTTACCGGGTCTGGCCTGATCGACCTCGACGACCTCCGAAGGCTGGTTGCGGATGGGCCGCCCGCGCTGGTTTCGGTCATGCTGGCCAACAACGAAACCGGGGCGCTTCAGCCGGTCGGCGAGGTCGCTGACATCGTGCATGAAGCCAACGGGCTGCTGCACGTCGATGCGATCCAGGCGCTTGGAAAAATACCATTTGATATCAGCATGATAGGAGCCGATCTGGTCACGCTTTCCGCGCACAAGATCGGCGGCCCCAAGGGCGTCGGGGCGCTGGTTCTGGCTGACGGAGTGCAGGGGCTGGCGCCGCTGCTGCGGGGCGGCGGCCAGGAGCTGGGCCGCCGGGCCGGCACCGAGAATGTCGCAGGAATAGCCGCCTTCGGTGCGGCCGTGCGGGCTGCCATGGCTGCTCTGGAAGGAGACGCGGCCCGGATTCGGGCGTTGCGGGACCGGCTTGAGGCGGGCCTGCGGGAGACGCCAGGTATGATCGTGTTCTCCGGGGACGTGCCGCGGCTACCCAATACCACGCTGTTCACGGTTCCCGGGATCAAGGCCGAAACGGCCGTGATTGGCTTCGATTTAGGTGGAGTTTCAGTGTCTTCCGGCTCGGCCTGCTCGTCCGGCAAGGTCCAGCCGTCGCACGTGCTGGAGGCCATGGGCTTCGACCGGGAACTGGCCCAGGGAGCGGTGCGGCTCAGTCTGGGCTGGTCTACGTCGGAGGCGGGGATTGATTTGGCCCTTCAGGCTTGGCGAAAGCTTGCCGATGCCTTACTTAAGGGACGACGAAACACGGCTTGA
- the sufC gene encoding Fe-S cluster assembly ATPase SufC, translating to MTALLEVKDLKVRVEEREILHGLTLTVNAGEVHAIMGPNGSGKSTLSHVIAGKPGYEVTGGEILFKGEDLLEMEPNERAAKGVFLAFQYPVEIPGVATMNFLRTALNAQRKARGESEFSTPDFLKKVREVAKSLNIPQDMLKRGVNVGFSGGEKKRNEVLQMALFEPAICILDEMDSGLDIDALRVAADGVNALRSPERAMVVITHYQRLLNYIVPDFVHVMSKGRVVKSGGKELALELEASGYAQFEDAA from the coding sequence ATGACTGCGTTGCTTGAAGTGAAAGACCTGAAGGTTCGTGTCGAGGAACGCGAGATTCTCCACGGACTGACGCTCACCGTGAACGCGGGCGAGGTGCACGCGATCATGGGGCCGAACGGCTCCGGGAAATCGACGCTCTCGCACGTCATCGCCGGTAAGCCGGGCTATGAAGTCACCGGCGGCGAGATCCTGTTCAAGGGCGAGGATCTGCTGGAGATGGAGCCCAACGAGCGCGCCGCCAAGGGCGTGTTCCTGGCGTTCCAGTACCCGGTCGAAATCCCCGGCGTCGCCACCATGAACTTTCTGCGCACCGCGCTGAACGCGCAGCGCAAGGCGCGCGGCGAGAGCGAATTCTCCACGCCGGACTTTCTCAAGAAGGTTCGCGAGGTCGCCAAATCGCTGAACATTCCGCAGGACATGCTCAAGCGCGGCGTCAATGTCGGCTTCTCCGGCGGCGAGAAGAAGCGCAACGAGGTGTTGCAGATGGCGCTGTTCGAGCCGGCCATCTGCATCCTCGACGAGATGGATTCCGGCCTCGACATCGACGCGCTGCGGGTTGCCGCGGACGGCGTCAACGCGCTGCGTTCGCCCGAGCGGGCCATGGTGGTGATCACCCACTACCAGCGGCTGCTCAATTACATTGTGCCCGACTTTGTGCACGTGATGTCGAAGGGCCGGGTGGTGAAGAGCGGCGGCAAGGAGCTGGCGCTGGAGCTGGAAGCTTCCGGCTACGCGCAGTTCGAAGACGCGGCCTGA
- a CDS encoding cysteine desulfurase produces the protein MTQHPAVRNGTYDVARVREDFPALAMKVYGKPLVYLDNAASAQKPTAVLDRMTEAYKTEYANVHRGLHYLANAATEAYEGGRVKVAKFLNAARTEEIVFTRNATEAINLVASSWGEPNIKAGDEIVISIMEHHSNIVPWHFLRERHGAVIKWAPVDDEGNFLIDEFEKLLTDRTKIVAITQMSNALGTIVPVKDVVKLAHARGIPVLVDGSQAAVHMAIDVQDIDADFYVFTGHKLYGPTGIGVLYAKHEHLVAMRPFNGGGEMIREVAQDRVTYGDPPHKFEAGTPAIVESIGLGAAIDYVNSIGKERIAAHEHDLLNYAQDRLREINSLRLIGTARGKGPVISFEMKGAHAHDVATVIDRQGIAVRAGTHCVMPLLERFNVTATCRASFGMYNTREEVDHLAQALLKARELFA, from the coding sequence ATGACCCAGCATCCGGCCGTCAGGAATGGCACTTATGATGTTGCCCGCGTGCGCGAGGATTTTCCGGCGCTGGCGATGAAGGTCTATGGAAAGCCGCTGGTCTATCTCGACAACGCCGCTTCCGCGCAGAAGCCGACTGCCGTCCTCGACCGTATGACGGAAGCCTACAAGACCGAATACGCCAACGTGCATCGCGGCCTGCATTACCTCGCCAATGCCGCGACCGAGGCTTACGAAGGCGGCCGCGTCAAAGTCGCAAAATTCCTCAACGCGGCGCGTACCGAGGAGATCGTCTTCACCCGCAACGCCACCGAGGCGATCAACCTCGTGGCGTCGTCCTGGGGCGAGCCTAACATCAAGGCCGGCGATGAGATCGTGATCTCCATCATGGAGCATCACTCCAACATCGTGCCCTGGCACTTTCTGCGCGAACGGCATGGCGCCGTGATCAAATGGGCGCCGGTCGACGATGAGGGCAATTTTCTGATCGATGAGTTCGAAAAGCTCCTCACCGATCGCACCAAAATCGTCGCGATCACGCAGATGTCGAACGCGCTCGGCACCATCGTGCCGGTCAAGGACGTGGTGAAGCTGGCGCACGCCCGCGGCATCCCGGTGCTGGTCGACGGCAGCCAGGCCGCGGTGCATATGGCGATCGACGTCCAGGACATCGACGCCGACTTCTACGTCTTCACCGGTCACAAACTCTACGGCCCGACCGGCATCGGCGTGCTCTACGCCAAGCATGAGCATCTCGTTGCGATGCGTCCCTTCAACGGCGGCGGCGAGATGATCCGCGAAGTTGCACAGGACCGGGTCACCTATGGCGATCCCCCGCACAAGTTCGAAGCCGGCACGCCGGCGATCGTGGAATCGATCGGGCTGGGAGCGGCGATCGACTACGTCAATTCGATCGGCAAGGAGCGCATTGCCGCGCACGAGCACGACCTTCTGAACTACGCCCAGGACCGGCTGCGCGAGATCAATTCGCTGCGCCTGATCGGCACCGCGCGCGGCAAGGGACCGGTGATCTCGTTCGAGATGAAGGGGGCGCATGCCCATGACGTCGCGACCGTGATCGACCGCCAGGGCATCGCGGTGCGCGCCGGCACCCATTGCGTGATGCCGCTTTTAGAGCGGTTCAATGTCACAGCTACCTGCCGGGCCTCGTTCGGCATGTATAATACACGTGAAGAAGTCGACCATCTGGCACAGGCGCTGCTCAAGGCGCGGGAATTGTTCGCATGA
- a CDS encoding alpha/beta hydrolase, with protein MPEVIFTGPAGRLEGRYHPAKQKNAPIAMILHPHPQFHGTMNHQIVYQCYYAFAHRGFSVLRFNFRGVGRSQGSFDHGTGELSDAASALDWAQTINPEARACWVAGFSFGAWIGMQLLMRRPEVEGFISIAPPANLYDFSFLAPCPSSGLIVHGEKDAVVPPKDVNTLVEKLKTQKGIVIDQQIIPGANHFFDGKLEPLMETVTGYLDMRLANVR; from the coding sequence ATGCCTGAAGTCATTTTCACCGGCCCCGCTGGCCGCCTCGAGGGCCGCTATCACCCGGCCAAGCAGAAGAACGCGCCGATCGCGATGATCCTGCACCCGCATCCGCAGTTTCACGGCACGATGAATCACCAGATCGTCTACCAGTGCTACTACGCGTTTGCGCATCGCGGCTTCTCGGTGCTGCGTTTCAATTTCCGCGGCGTCGGCCGCAGCCAGGGCTCGTTCGACCACGGCACCGGCGAACTCTCCGACGCGGCGTCCGCGCTCGACTGGGCTCAGACCATCAACCCGGAAGCGCGCGCCTGCTGGGTCGCCGGCTTCTCGTTCGGCGCCTGGATCGGCATGCAGCTGCTGATGCGCCGCCCCGAAGTCGAAGGTTTCATCTCGATCGCACCGCCCGCCAACCTCTACGACTTCTCGTTCCTCGCGCCCTGCCCGTCCTCGGGCCTGATCGTGCACGGCGAGAAGGATGCGGTGGTGCCGCCCAAGGACGTCAACACGCTGGTCGAAAAGCTCAAGACGCAAAAAGGCATCGTGATCGACCAGCAGATCATCCCCGGCGCCAACCACTTCTTCGACGGCAAGCTCGAGCCGCTGATGGAGACGGTGACGGGCTATCTGGATATGCGGCTCGCCAACGTGCGGTAA
- a CDS encoding GGDEF domain-containing protein, whose translation MVNLLDEHERTLAFAEVALGQIKSLQQTAVPRNYEIWYVYATGYNAPLNKIINETLARNGRLSESDLEQVYETYLSHIKASDRIDKVGARVIGEIDDVMGLIVDAFGMSRTYDAQLDGANEKLRSAKNPDQIKVIVDGLLKSTHEMQKTNKALEDRLAQSKTEICNLQHSLEAIRAESLTDPLTGLGNRKYFDRSVEMAVRTAQANGEPLSLLMFDIDHFKSFNDSYGHLTGDQVLRLVAMSLKQSIKGQDITARYGGEEFVVVLPTTALRQALTVADQIRRAVMAKELKKKSTGEILGRVTLSVGVAMLKPDDSTDSLIERADACLYVAKRNGRNRVVGEVDPEYAAETHSRVA comes from the coding sequence GTGGTCAATCTGCTGGACGAACACGAGCGCACTTTGGCGTTTGCCGAAGTAGCCTTGGGCCAGATCAAGTCCCTTCAGCAGACCGCCGTCCCGCGCAACTACGAAATCTGGTACGTCTACGCGACCGGATACAACGCGCCCCTCAACAAGATCATCAACGAGACGCTGGCGCGCAACGGCAGGCTGAGCGAGTCCGATCTCGAACAGGTCTACGAAACCTATCTCTCCCACATCAAGGCTTCCGACCGCATCGACAAGGTCGGGGCGCGCGTGATCGGCGAAATCGATGACGTCATGGGCCTGATCGTCGATGCGTTCGGCATGTCGCGGACCTACGACGCCCAGCTCGACGGCGCCAACGAGAAACTGCGGAGCGCCAAGAATCCCGATCAGATCAAGGTCATCGTCGACGGCCTGCTGAAGTCTACCCACGAGATGCAGAAGACCAACAAGGCGCTGGAAGACCGGCTGGCGCAGTCGAAGACCGAGATCTGCAACCTGCAGCACAGCCTCGAGGCGATCCGCGCGGAGAGCCTGACCGATCCGCTGACCGGCCTCGGCAACCGAAAATATTTCGACCGCTCGGTCGAGATGGCGGTGCGCACCGCGCAGGCGAACGGAGAGCCGCTGTCGCTGCTGATGTTCGACATCGATCATTTCAAGTCGTTCAACGATTCCTACGGCCATCTCACCGGCGACCAGGTGCTGCGGCTGGTGGCGATGTCGCTGAAGCAGAGCATCAAGGGCCAGGACATCACCGCCCGCTACGGCGGGGAGGAATTCGTGGTGGTGCTGCCGACCACTGCGCTGCGCCAGGCGCTGACGGTCGCCGACCAAATCCGCCGCGCCGTGATGGCGAAGGAACTGAAGAAGAAATCCACCGGCGAAATTCTCGGCCGCGTCACCCTCTCGGTCGGCGTCGCCATGCTGAAGCCGGACGACAGCACGGATTCGCTGATCGAACGCGCCGACGCCTGCCTCTACGTCGCCAAGCGAAACGGCCGCAATCGCGTCGTCGGCGAGGTCGATCCCGAATACGCCGCCGAGACGCACAGCCGGGTGGCCTGA